A stretch of the Lolium perenne isolate Kyuss_39 chromosome 3, Kyuss_2.0, whole genome shotgun sequence genome encodes the following:
- the LOC127343606 gene encoding type IV inositol polyphosphate 5-phosphatase 3, with protein sequence MAARSSHPPRRAVAAAPPRPLSRLGETRSLPEPSEMPSKARKQNQVWRKTVLRKWLNIRSSDSDFSADEGDTADEADSESEYEEMCGWERLEYDQDRKLRGLGAQTTDSQMGGVPYGFNRRRKSETLRAQYIDVNELRVCVGTWNVAGKVPPQDLDIQEWLDMKEPADIYVLGFQEVVPLNAGNIFGAEDNRPVSMWEHIIRETLNKISPDKPKYKCHSDPPSPSRFKPSGDTLAMEDELNSDSDSEIGGEVHPWDEQDLVVDDDIQSNTHENSTSAPDETILRDDNFSRLPSLKTFNRSHNISFKDYTSHLEEPVNQKMLTKTLSHSERLGLIWPEPPLDMLAQCLPASTQSLPSGKALKTYLSFKSVDGDACAFPEDSILHGLNIDSVVAKGKRPYFVRIISKQMVGVFLTIWVRRSLRKHIQNVKVSTVGVGAMGYIGNKGSIAVSMSIYQTQFCFICCHLTSGEKDGDEQKRNADVQEIHRRTIFNPVSRAGTPKTIYDHERIFWLGDLNYRINLSYERTHEFISNHDWNGLFEKDQLRLELRKGRVFDGWSEGVISFAPTYKYKFNSKKYISDEPKSGRRTPAWCDRILSYGKGMRLLSYETVDMRLSDHRPVKAVYTVDIEVFSPKKLQRALTFTDAEVEDRLSSEDECIAGIYSLGLS encoded by the exons atggCAGCCAGGTCCTCGCACCCGCCCAGGCGGGCGGTTGCGGCGGCGCCGCCTCGCCCATTGTCTCGGCTCGGGGAGACGCGGAGCCTCCCGGAACCCTCGGAGATGCCGAGCAAAGCCAGGAAGCAGAACCAG GTGTGGCGCAAGACGGTGCTGCGGAAGTGGCTCAACATCAGGTCCTCGGATTCCGACTTCAGCGCCGACGAGGGCGACACCGCCGACGAGGCCGACAGCGAGTCAGAGTATGAAG AGATGTGCGGATGGGAGAGGCTGGAATATGACCAAGACAGGAAATTACGTGGATTGGGTGCCCAGACAACAG ACAGCCAAATGGGGGGCGTTCCATACGGATTTAATCGAAGGCGCAAATCAGAGACTCTTCGTGCTCAATATATTGATGTCAACGAACTAAG GGTCTGCGTAGGAACATGGAATGTTGCAGGGAAAGTTCCACCTCAAGATTTGGATATTCAAGAATGGTTGGATATGAAGGAGCCAGCTGATATATATGTTCTTGG ATTTCAAGAAGTTGTTCCACTAAATGCTGGGAATATATTTGGTGCCGAAGACAACCGCCCCGTTTCAATGTGGGAACATATCATTCGTGAAACACTGAATAAGATTAGTCCAGATAAACCAAAATATAAATGTCACAGTGATCCTCCATCTCCATCAAGGTTTAAGCCATCTGGTGACACTCTTGCGATGGAAGATGAGCTTAACAGCGATTCTGACAGCGAAATCGGTGGGGAAGTGCACCCATGGGACGAACAAGATTTAGTTGTTGATGATGATATTCAGAGCAACACACATGAAAACTCCACTTCTGCTCCTGATGAAACTATTCTACGAGACGACAACTTTAGCAGGTTGCCTTCACTGAAGACTTTCAATCGATCTCATAACATCAGTTTCAAAGATTACACATCTCATTTAGAAGAGCCTGTCAACCAAAAGATGTTAACCAAAACACTGAGTCACTCAGAGAGGCTTGGATTGATTTGGCCAGAACCGCCATTGGATATGTTGGCTCAGTGTCTTCCGGCCAGCACACAGTCACTTCCTTCAGGGAAGGCGCTAAAAACATATTTGTCTTTCAAATCAGTTGATGGAGATGCATGTGCTTTTCCGGAGGATAGTATACTTCATGGTTTAAACATTGACAGTGTCGTAGCTAAAGGGAAAAGACCATACTTTGTAAGGATAATAAGCAAGCAGATGGTTGGAGTATTTCTTACAATATGGGTACGAAGAAGCCTGCGGAAGCACATTCAGAATGTGAAAGTATCAACTGTAGGAGTAGGTGCTATGGGCTACATTGGGAACAAG GGATCAATAGCAGTAAGCATGTCGATTTATCAGACACAGTTTTGCTTTATTTGTTGCCACCTGACCTCTGGAGAAAAGGACGGGGATGAGCAAAAAAGGAATGCTGATGTGCAAGAGATCCATCGAAGGACAATATTTAATCCAGTTTCCAGAGCGGGCACGCCTAAGACAATATATGACCACGA GAGGATTTTCTGGTTAGGGGATCTCAACTATAGGATAAACTTATCATACGAAAGAACACATGAATTCATCTCCAACCATGACTGGAATGGGTTATTCGAGAAAGACCAG CTAAGATTAGAACTGAGGAAAGGACGTGTATTTGATGGGTGGTCCGAAGGAGTTATCAGCTTTGCTCCAACATACAAGTACAAGTTTAACTCGAAGAAGTACATAAGTGATGAGCCAAAATCTGGGAGGAGGACACCTGCATG GTGCGACCGTATTCTTTCCTATGGCAAGGGAATGAGGTTGTTGTCCTATGAGACGGTTGATATGAGGCTATCTGATCACCGCCCCGTTAAAGCCGTGTACACGGTGGATATTGAGGTTTTCAGTCCCAAAAAGTTGCAGAGAGCTCTCACCTTCACCGATGCAGAGGTTGAGGATCGACTCTCCTCTGAGGACGAATGCATCGCCGGAATTTACAGTCTTGGACTGTCATAA